In Tenrec ecaudatus isolate mTenEca1 chromosome 4, mTenEca1.hap1, whole genome shotgun sequence, a single window of DNA contains:
- the CTR9 gene encoding RNA polymerase-associated protein CTR9 homolog, whose protein sequence is MSRGSIEIPLRDTDEVIELDFDQLPEGDEVISILKQEHTQLHIWIALALEYYKQKKTEEFVKLLEAARIDGNLDYRDHEKDQMTCLDTLAAYYVQQARKEKNKDNKKDLITQATLLYTMADKIIMYDQNHLLGRACFCLLEGDKMDQADAQFHFVLNQSPNNIPALLGKACISFNKKDYRGALAYYKKALRTNPGCPAEVRLGMGHCFVKLNKLEKARLAFSRALELTSTCVGALVGLAVLELNNKEADSIKNGVQLLSRAYGIDPSNPMVLNHLANHFFFKKDYSKVQHLALHAFHNTEVEAMQAESCYQLARSFHVQEDYDQAFQYYYQATQFASSSFVLPFFGLGQMYIYRGDKENASQCFEKVLKAYPNNYETMKILGSLYAASEDQEKRDIAKGHLKKVTEQYPDDVEAWIELAQILEQTDIQGALSAYGTATRILQEKVQADVPPEILNNVGALHFRLGNLGEAKKYFLASLDRAKAEAEHDEHYYNAISVTTSYNLARLYEAMCEFHEAEKLYKNILREHPNYVDCYLRLGAMARDKGNFYEASDWFKEALQINQDHPDAWSLIGNLHLAKQEWGPGQKKFERILKQPSTQSDTYSMLALGNVWLQTLHQPTRDREKEKRHQDRALAIYKQVLRNDSKNLYAANGVGAVLAHKGYFREARDVFAQVREATADISDVWLNLAHIYVEQKQYISAVQMYENCLRKFYKHQNTEVVLYLARALFKCGRLQECKQTLLKARHVAPSDTVLMFNVALVLQRLATSVLKDEKSNLKEVLNAVKELELAHRYFSYLSKVGDKMRFDLALAATEARQCSDLLSQAQYHVARARKQDEEERELRAKQEQEKELLRQKFLKEQEEKRLREKEEQKKLLEQRAQYVEKTKNILMFTGETEATKEKKRGGGGGRRSKKGGEFDEFVNDDSDDDLPMSKKKKRRKGSGSEQEGEEEESGERKKKKRKRPAKGDEGSDDDDTENGPKQKKRRPPKAEKKRAPKPERLPPSMKGKIKSKAIISSSDDSSDEDKLKIADEGHPRHSNSDSDEGERRKKRASSESESDENQNPSGSEAGSPRRPRRERSDEDSDSDQPSRKRRPSGSEQSDNESVQSGSRRSGGSAGGSENDSRPASPSGESDRDSERGSDNEGSVRASGNESEPEGSNNEASDRGSDHGSDDSD, encoded by the exons ATGTCGCGGGGCTCCATTGAGATCCCCCTCCGGGACACCGACGAG GTTATTGAACTTGACTTCGATCAGTTACCCGAGGGGGATGAAGTTATCAGTATTCTAAAACAGGAGCACACACAACTGCACATATGGATCGCGCTGGCG CTGGAGTACTACAAGCAGAAAAAAACAGAAGAATTTGTAAAGCTGTTGGAAGCAGCTCGTATAGATGGCAATTTGGACTACAGAGATCATGAAAAAGACCAAATGACGTGCTTGGACACATTGGCAGCCTACTATGTTCAACAGGCTCGAAAGGAAAAGAACAAGGACAATAAGAAGGATCTAATCACACAGGCAACCTTATTGTACACAATGGCTGATAAAATTATTATGTATGATCAG AACCATTTGTTGGGAAGAGCCTGCTTCTGCTtacttgaaggtgacaaaatggaTCAAGCTGATGCGCAGTTTCATTTTGTACTAAACCAGTCTCCAAATAATATTCCAGCTCTTCTTG GTAAAGCTTGCATTTCATTCAACAAGAAAGATTACAGAGGAGCACTTGCGTACTATAAGAAAGCACTTCGTACTAACCCAGGATGTCCCG CGGAAGTTCGTTTAGGAATGGGCCATTGCTTTGTGAAGCTTAACAAACTAGAGAAAGCTCGTTTGGCATTCAGCAGAGCCTTGGAACTCACTTCCACATGTGTGGGAGCCTTGGTTGGACTGGCTGTTCTAGAACTCAACAATAAAGAG GCTGATTCCATCAAAAATGGTGTCCAACTTCTTTCCAGAGCCTATGGAATAGATCCTAGCAACCCTATGGTATTGAACCACTTAGCAAACCACTTTTTCTTCAAGAAG gattatagtaaagtccaGCACTTGGCTCTCCACGCGTTCCATAACACCGAAGTCGAGGCcatgcaggcagagagctgctacCAGCTGGCTAGATCATTCCACGTCCAG GAAGATTATGACCAAGCCTTCCAGTACTACTATCAAGCCACACAGTTTGCCTCGTCCTCTTTTGTGCTACCGTTTTTCGGCTTGGGACAAATGTATATTTATCGAGGtgacaaagaaaatgcatctcaGTGCTTTGAAAAAGTTTTGAAAGCTTATCCTAATAATTATGAAACTATGAAAATTCTTGGCTCTCTCTATGCTGCCTCAGAAGATCAAGAGAAACGAGATATCGCCAAG GGCCACTTGAAGAAGGTCACAGAACAGTATCCCGATGATGTTGAAGCTTGGATTGAGTTGGCACAAATCTTAGAGCAGACTGATATACAG GGTGCTCTTTCAGCTTACGGAACAGCAACTAGAATCCTTCAGGAGAAAGTGCAGGCTGATGTCCCCCCAGAGATCCTGAATAACGTGGGTGCTCTGCATTTTAGACTTGGAAACCTAGGGGAAGCAAAG AAATATTTTTTGGCATCATTGGATCGTGCAAAGGCAGAGGCTGAACATGATGAACATTATTATAACGCTATTTCTGTTACAACATCATACAATTTGGCCAGACTATACGAGGCGATGTGTGAATTCCATGAAGCagaaaaactatataaaaacatcTTACGGGAGCATCCTAATTATGTTGACT GCTATTTACGTCTAGGAGCCATGGCCAGAGACAAAGGAAACTTTTATGAGGCTTCAGATTGGTTTAAGGAAGCTCTTCAGATTAATCAG GATCATCCAGATGCTTGGTCTTTGATTGGTAATCTTCATTTGGCTAAACAAGAATGGGGCCCAGGACAGAAGAAATTTGAGAGGATATTAAAACAACCATCTACTCAGAGTGACACGTACTCGATGCTGGCCCTCGGCAATGTGTGGCTCCAGACTTTACATCAGCCTACCCGAGACCGAGAAAAA gAGAAGCGTCACCAAGATCGTGCTTTGGCCATCTATAAGCAAGTGCTCAGGAACGACTCCAAGAACCTGTACGCGGCCAATGGCGTCG GAGCCGTGTTAGCCCACAAAGGCTATTTCCGTGAAGCTCGTGATGTGTTCGCCCAAGTGAGAGAAGCAACCGCAGACATCAGTGATGTGTGGTTGAACTTAGCACACATCTACGTGGAGCAGAAGCAGTATATCAGTGCTGTTCAGATG TATGAAAACTGTCTCCGAAAGTTCTATAAGCACCAGAACACTGAAGTTGTACTCTATTTGGCCCGAGCCCTCTTCAAGTGTGGCAGGTTACAAGAATGCAAACAGACTTTGCTTAAG GCTAGACACGTGGCTCCCAGCGATACGGTTCTGATGTTTAATGTGGCCCTGGTGCTGCAAAGATTAGCTACCTCGGTCTTGAAAGATGAAAAGAGTAATCTGAAGGAAGTGCTTAATGCTGTGAAAGAGTTGGAGCTTGCACATAG ATACTTTAGTTACTTGAGTAAAGTGGGAGATAAAATGAGATTTGATTTGGCCCTCGCTGCTACCGAAGCCAG GCAGTGCTCCGACTTGCTGAGCCAGGCCCAGTACCACGTGGCCCGGGCACGGAAGCAAGATGAAGAAGAGCGGGAACTGCGGGCCAAACAAGAGCAAGAAAAAGAGCTGCTGAGGCAGAAATTTCTTAAAGAACAG GAAGAGAAGCGTCTCCGAGAAAAGGAAGAGCAGAAGAAGCTTCTGGAGCAGCGGGCCCAGTATgtggagaaaacaaaaaacattctCATGTTCACTGGTGAGACTGAAGCCACAAAAGAGAAAAAACGAGGTGGCGGTGGAGGACGG CGTTCTAAGAAAGGAGGAGAGTTTGATGAGTTTGTCAATGATGACTCTGATGATGACCTGCCCATGtccaaaaagaagaagaggaggaagggcagCGGCAGTGAACAAGAAGGTGAAGAGGAGGAGAGTggtgagaggaagaagaagaagaggaaaag GCCTGCAAAGGGAGATGAAGGGTCTGATGACGACGACACGGAAAATGGCCCGAAACAGAAAAAACGGCGCCCACCAAAAGCAGAGAAGAAAAGGGCT CCCAAGCCAGAACGTCTGCCTCCTTCaatgaagggaaaaataaaatccaaagccATAATATCGTCAAGCGATGATTCTTCGGATGAAGATAAACTTAAAATTGCTGATGAAGG TCATCCCAGACACAGCAACAGCGACTCCGATGAGGGCGAGCGGCGGAAGAAACGTGCCTCGTCGGAGAGCGAGTCCGATGAGAACCAGAATCCATCTGGCAGCGAGGCCGGCAGTCCGCGGCGGCCGCGCAGAGAGCGGTCCGACGAGGACTCGGACAGTGACCAGCCGTCCCGGAAGAGAAGGCCCTCGGGCTCGGAGCAGTCTGACAACGAGTCTGTGCAGTCGGGAAGCCGCCGCTCTGGGGGCTCGGCAGGGGGCTCCGAGAATGACTCGCGCCCAGCTTCTCCGAGCGGGGAATCAGATAGAGATTCCGAGAGGGGGTCTGATAATGAGGGTTCTGTCCGAGCCTCGGGCAATGAATCCGAACCAGAGGGATCCAACAACGAGGCTTCAGATCGTGGCTCAGATCATGGGTCAGATGATAGCGACTAG